One window of Phycisphaeraceae bacterium genomic DNA carries:
- the topA gene encoding type I DNA topoisomerase has protein sequence MAKRPSKKPESVPEGGATAVADAPTSPAKPVGRFGGKGGRGGRGGRVFKSVYKTGSAKGKNLVIVESPAKAKTINRYLGPEYVVLASVGHVRDLPSRNPKGVKNPVPGVDLERDFKPTYVINEDRANVISDLRRAAKDVASGDGQIWFATDLDREGEAIAWHLAQELGITSKQAKRVIFPAITKAEIAKAFSNPHPIDEDRVNAQQARRILDRIVGYQVSPLLWKKVARGLSAGRVQSVAVRLVVEREREIRAFIPDEYYEIKANFTNELAKAAGLAPAWQKFIAQRDDKNNPPTIAQQTHWLEENHGFRAELIEVGGKPIDILAPKEGEHRTEAQNKQILDRALEIARLAGVKNPSVDVTEDQSAKGPAKFIRAIKGDIDPKTPYKVESIETKRTTTRPAPPFITSTLQQAASSRLGFGAQRTMRAAQQLYEGVDIPGEGPIGLITYMRTDSTHLSGEALNAAREYIGKQFGDKYLPEKPNFFSSSNKDAQEAHEAIRPTNPDLAPSNPKIRRALSDDQFRLYELIWQRFVACQMTPAQWDSTTIRISGGTDPSPAKVVTFKTTGRVLIFDGHYKVSGVPRGGEEQTLPTFTENQPLAPFAASVLQKFTSPPPRYSEASLIKVLESEGIGRPSTYASIISVIQERKYVEQQQRRFYATDLGEVVTDKLIEGFPQIMDVGYTREMEAQLDKVEEDHLDWIDMLKKFYGPFKKDLKNAEESLVHAKAESQPSDYKCPTCGKPLVYKFGKNGRFLSCSDYPTCTYASPVDREGKPRPAAETVNVQCPKCGRAMTKRVGRFGPFLGCSGYSDKENPCDGLLNIDKKGKVTAPSQPPLITDLPCPTCEAPLNLRNGVRGPWLGCSRFPKCRGRGKWAELDEAKRTGLEKQMAAHDKANPIPIIKTMDGIALTDAMGKPLAAAKTVDQLSGDDGSSSGEQTLESVADEMGV, from the coding sequence ATGGCCAAACGCCCTTCCAAAAAACCCGAGTCCGTGCCCGAGGGAGGAGCGACCGCCGTCGCCGACGCACCCACCTCTCCGGCCAAGCCCGTAGGCCGATTCGGCGGCAAGGGCGGACGGGGTGGCCGAGGCGGACGCGTCTTCAAGTCCGTCTACAAGACCGGTTCCGCCAAGGGCAAGAACCTCGTCATCGTCGAATCGCCCGCCAAGGCCAAGACCATCAACCGCTATCTCGGACCCGAATACGTCGTCCTCGCTTCGGTCGGCCACGTGCGTGATCTGCCCAGCCGCAACCCCAAGGGTGTGAAGAACCCGGTCCCGGGCGTCGACCTCGAGCGCGATTTCAAACCAACCTACGTCATCAACGAAGATCGCGCGAACGTGATCTCCGATCTCCGCCGCGCGGCAAAGGACGTCGCCAGCGGCGACGGCCAGATCTGGTTCGCAACCGACCTCGACCGCGAGGGTGAAGCCATCGCATGGCACCTCGCGCAGGAACTGGGCATTACCAGCAAGCAGGCCAAGCGCGTCATCTTCCCAGCGATCACCAAAGCCGAGATCGCCAAGGCTTTCAGCAATCCGCACCCGATCGACGAAGACCGCGTCAACGCGCAGCAGGCGCGCCGAATCCTCGATCGCATCGTCGGCTATCAGGTTTCTCCGTTGCTCTGGAAAAAGGTCGCGCGAGGACTCAGCGCCGGACGCGTGCAGTCCGTCGCCGTGCGCCTCGTCGTCGAGCGCGAACGCGAGATCCGCGCGTTCATCCCCGACGAGTACTACGAGATCAAGGCCAATTTCACGAACGAACTCGCCAAGGCCGCGGGCCTGGCTCCTGCGTGGCAGAAGTTCATCGCCCAGCGCGACGACAAGAACAATCCCCCCACGATCGCCCAGCAGACACACTGGCTCGAAGAGAATCACGGTTTTCGCGCCGAACTCATCGAAGTCGGGGGCAAGCCGATCGACATCCTTGCGCCGAAAGAAGGCGAACACCGCACCGAGGCCCAGAACAAGCAGATCCTCGACCGCGCACTCGAGATCGCGCGCCTCGCCGGCGTCAAAAACCCTTCGGTCGATGTCACCGAAGACCAGAGCGCCAAAGGCCCCGCCAAATTCATCCGCGCGATCAAGGGCGATATCGACCCCAAGACCCCGTACAAGGTCGAATCGATCGAGACCAAGCGCACGACGACTCGCCCGGCACCGCCATTTATCACCTCGACGCTTCAGCAGGCCGCGAGCAGCCGCCTCGGCTTCGGCGCACAGCGCACCATGCGTGCCGCGCAGCAGCTCTACGAAGGCGTGGACATCCCCGGCGAAGGCCCGATCGGTCTCATCACCTACATGCGTACCGACAGCACGCATCTCTCCGGCGAAGCGCTCAACGCCGCACGCGAGTACATCGGCAAGCAGTTCGGCGACAAGTACCTGCCTGAGAAGCCCAATTTCTTCTCGTCGTCCAACAAGGATGCGCAAGAGGCTCACGAAGCCATCCGCCCGACCAACCCCGATCTCGCGCCGTCGAATCCCAAGATCCGCCGCGCCCTCTCCGATGATCAGTTCCGCCTCTACGAACTCATCTGGCAGCGCTTCGTCGCGTGTCAGATGACCCCCGCGCAGTGGGATTCGACCACGATCCGCATTTCCGGCGGCACCGACCCTTCACCGGCGAAAGTCGTCACCTTCAAGACCACCGGCCGCGTCCTCATCTTCGACGGCCACTACAAAGTCTCCGGCGTCCCGCGCGGCGGCGAAGAGCAGACACTCCCCACCTTCACAGAGAATCAGCCGCTCGCGCCTTTCGCGGCAAGCGTTCTCCAGAAATTCACATCGCCCCCGCCGCGCTACAGCGAAGCGAGCCTGATCAAAGTCCTCGAGTCCGAAGGCATCGGCCGCCCTTCGACCTACGCCAGCATCATCAGCGTCATCCAGGAACGCAAGTACGTCGAGCAGCAGCAGCGCCGCTTCTACGCGACCGACCTGGGCGAAGTCGTCACCGACAAATTGATCGAGGGCTTCCCGCAGATCATGGATGTCGGCTACACGCGCGAGATGGAAGCGCAGCTCGACAAGGTCGAGGAAGATCACCTCGACTGGATCGACATGCTCAAGAAGTTCTACGGGCCCTTCAAAAAGGACCTGAAGAACGCCGAGGAATCGCTCGTCCACGCCAAGGCCGAATCGCAGCCCTCCGACTACAAGTGCCCGACCTGCGGCAAGCCGCTCGTCTACAAGTTCGGCAAGAACGGTCGCTTCCTCAGTTGCTCCGACTACCCGACCTGCACCTACGCCTCGCCCGTCGATCGGGAAGGCAAGCCGAGACCGGCGGCCGAAACCGTCAACGTCCAATGCCCCAAGTGCGGGCGCGCGATGACCAAGCGCGTCGGCCGCTTCGGGCCTTTCCTCGGTTGCTCCGGCTACTCCGACAAAGAGAATCCGTGCGACGGCCTCTTGAACATCGACAAGAAGGGCAAAGTCACGGCTCCGTCACAGCCGCCGCTCATCACTGATCTTCCCTGCCCGACGTGCGAAGCCCCGCTCAATCTCCGCAACGGCGTGCGCGGCCCGTGGCTCGGCTGCTCCCGCTTCCCCAAGTGCCGCGGCAGAGGCAAATGGGCCGAGCTCGACGAAGCCAAGCGCACCGGCCTCGAGAAACAAATGGCCGCGCACGACAAGGCGAATCCGATTCCGATTATCAAGACGATGGATGGAATCGCGCTGACGGATGCGATGGGCAAGCCGCTGGCGGCGGCGAAAACGGTGGATCAGTTGTCGGGAGATGACGGCTCCTCATCCGGCGAACAGACGCTTGAGTCGGTTGCGGATGAGATGGGGGTGTAG
- a CDS encoding methylated-DNA--[protein]-cysteine S-methyltransferase: MTAALANASRIVKSPLGDLWLQATPNSLCGLHFSGRGESELLSVKSALLEQVEHELHEYFQGRRREFGVSLELEGTEFQKRVWDELLKIPYAETISYAELAKRVGSANGFRAVGAANGANPIAIIVPCHRVINADGQLGGYGGDLWRKRWLLEHERRVAGMPPLDLFAVKSPVGVEQVQG; encoded by the coding sequence ATGACTGCCGCGCTCGCCAATGCGTCGCGGATTGTGAAGTCGCCGCTCGGCGACCTGTGGTTGCAGGCAACTCCGAATTCGCTTTGCGGGCTGCACTTTTCCGGTAGGGGCGAGAGCGAATTGTTGTCGGTGAAGAGCGCGCTGCTGGAGCAGGTCGAGCACGAGCTGCACGAGTATTTTCAGGGGCGGCGGCGCGAGTTCGGTGTATCACTCGAACTGGAAGGAACCGAGTTTCAGAAGCGCGTGTGGGACGAGCTTTTGAAGATTCCGTACGCCGAGACGATCTCGTACGCGGAACTCGCGAAGCGCGTGGGGAGCGCGAACGGCTTCCGCGCGGTGGGTGCCGCGAACGGGGCGAACCCGATCGCGATCATCGTGCCGTGCCATCGCGTGATCAATGCCGATGGGCAGCTCGGCGGCTACGGCGGCGACCTGTGGCGCAAGCGCTGGCTGCTCGAGCACGAAAGACGTGTGGCGGGAATGCCGCCGCTCGATCTCTTTGCGGTGAAATCACCGGTAGGTGTCGAACAGGTGCAGGGATAG
- the miaA gene encoding tRNA (adenosine(37)-N6)-dimethylallyltransferase MiaA, translated as MTQPDGNLIPVIAGPTAGGKSALALDLAERIGNAEIITADAFQIYTGMDIGTAKPTPAERRGIPHHLLDLRDPRDPTPFTVHDWLRAANAAIADIRSRGKHPIVVGGTHLYIKALLDGLFEGPGADTELREKLRAKGLAALREELERVDPDAARRIHANDERRTIRALEVFHLTGKPISAHQTQWDSPAPSLREGVGGREGSDSLSPPRHPDTSTPSFRLIILDWPAELINPRINARVKNMMEAGFLDEVRALHAAGAFAPAANAQAREALGYKQLLAHVEGRMSLEDAIERIKIDTRHFAKTQRTWLKRLRITPGSKSIDAANSPVSEWLANLGH; from the coding sequence TTGACACAGCCTGACGGTAATCTCATCCCTGTCATCGCCGGCCCAACCGCCGGGGGCAAGTCCGCACTCGCGCTCGACCTGGCCGAAAGGATCGGCAACGCCGAAATCATCACCGCCGATGCCTTTCAGATCTACACCGGAATGGACATCGGCACAGCGAAGCCCACGCCGGCCGAACGCCGGGGAATCCCCCACCACCTGCTCGATCTCCGCGATCCGCGCGATCCGACGCCCTTCACGGTGCACGATTGGCTCCGCGCCGCGAACGCCGCGATCGCCGACATCCGGTCCCGGGGCAAACACCCCATTGTCGTCGGCGGCACGCACCTCTACATCAAGGCGCTGCTCGACGGTCTCTTCGAGGGCCCCGGCGCCGACACGGAGCTGCGTGAGAAGCTGCGTGCGAAGGGGCTTGCCGCGCTCCGCGAAGAGCTCGAACGCGTCGATCCCGATGCAGCGCGCCGCATCCACGCCAACGACGAACGCCGCACCATCCGCGCGCTCGAAGTCTTCCACCTCACCGGTAAGCCGATCAGCGCCCACCAGACGCAGTGGGATTCTCCAGCCCCTTCCCTGAGGGAAGGGGTTGGGGGAAGGGAGGGTTCTGATTCGCTCTCGCCACCTCGACACCCCGACACCTCGACACCCTCATTCCGCCTCATCATCCTCGACTGGCCCGCCGAACTCATCAACCCGCGCATCAACGCGCGTGTCAAAAACATGATGGAAGCGGGCTTTCTCGATGAGGTGCGAGCGCTGCACGCGGCGGGCGCGTTCGCGCCCGCCGCCAACGCTCAGGCCCGCGAAGCGCTCGGCTATAAGCAACTCCTCGCGCATGTCGAAGGCCGCATGTCGCTCGAAGATGCGATCGAGCGAATCAAAATCGATACCCGCCACTTCGCTAAGACACAGCGAACGTGGCTGAAGCGTTTGCGAATCACGCCCGGAAGCAAATCGATCGACGCGGCGAATAGTCCAGTGTCCGAGTGGCTGGCGAACCTCGGGCACTGA